One Triticum dicoccoides isolate Atlit2015 ecotype Zavitan chromosome 4B, WEW_v2.0, whole genome shotgun sequence genomic window carries:
- the LOC119294590 gene encoding BTB/POZ domain and ankyrin repeat-containing protein NPR3-like → METSTVTYSSSSPPPSSSPPQQQAEQAADLDAVSLGRLSANLERLLDPAFLSCADADVVLADDAAAVVGVHRCILAARSSFFLDHFSNKLPDPAAAGEKEKEKEKERPRLELAELVPGGRHIGRDALVAVLGYLYTGRLKPPPRDSAVCVDERCPHEACRPAIDFVVESTYAAAGFQISELVSLFQRRLSDFVSIALVEDIVPIVHVASTCQLHELLSQCIQRVAGSSVDSRYLEKELPDEAFAKVKEYRRYSLHDDSDEFILDPEHAKKVRNIHKALDCDDVDLVGLLLQESAITLDDALAIHYAAAYCEPKVLALLLKLDPAGDCVNVNLKNDSGYTPLHLACMRREPQILLSLIEKGASVVERTHDGRDALTICKRLTTEKDCNKKLEKCKERSKAYLCIDILEQEIKRKSFIFEELLSAEVSVATPLLVDNFHMRLINLENRVAFARIFFPSEAKLVMRIAQADSTEEFAGLTSANFNKLKEVDLNETPTMQNRRLRERLDALTKTVELGRKYFPHCSDVLDKFLMEESTDLHFLESGSAEDQYTRRTRFSELKEDVRKAFSKDKAVAAIASSTSSSSPRGDGKVSRHGHKKARLSR, encoded by the exons ATGGAGACGTCGACTGTcacctactcctcctcctccccgcccccttcctcgtcgccgccgcagcagcaggCCGAGCAGGCCGCCGACCTCGACGCCGTCAGCCTAGGCCGCCTCAGCGCCAACCTCGAGCGCCTCCTCGACCCGGCCTTCCTCAGCTGCGCGGACGCCGACGTGGTCCTCGCGGacgacgccgccgccgtcgtcggcgtccacCGCTGCATCCTCGCCGCCAGGAGCAGCTTCTTCCTCGACCACTTCTCCAACAAGctccccgaccccgccgccgccggcgagaaggagaaggagaaggagaaggagaggccGCGGCTGGAGCTCGCGGAGCTGGTCCCGGGCGGGCGCCACATCGGCCGCGACGCCCTCGTCGCCGTCCTCGGGTACCTGTACACCGGCCGCCTCAAGCCGCCGCCGCGGGACTCCGCGGTGTGCGTGGACGAGCGGTGCCCGCACGAGGCCTGCCGCCCGGCGATAGACTTCGTGGTCGAGTCCACCTACGCCGCCGCCGGCTTCCAGATCTCCGAGCTCGTCTCGCTCTTCCAG CGCCGGCTGTCCGACTTTGTGAGCATAGCTCTGGTGGAGGACATAGTGCCCATTGTTCATGTGGCTTCCACCTGCCAGCTCCACGAGCTGCTCAGCCAGTGCATCCAGCGGGTGGCAGGATCCAGCGTCGACAGCCGGTACCTCGAGAAGGAGCTGCCAGACGAGGCATTTGCCAAGGTGAAGGAGTACCGGCGGTACTCGCTGCACGACGATTCCGACGAGTTCATCCTGGACCCCGAGCACGCCAAGAAGGTGAGGAACATCCACAAGGCCCTGGACTGCGACGACGTCGACCTAGTTGGCTTACTATTACAAGAGTCTGCCATCACCTTGGACGATGCATTAGCCATACACTATGCTGCTGCATATTGTGAGCCCAAGGTGCTGGCCTTGCTCTTGAAGCTGGACCCTGCCGGGGACTGCGTAAACGTCAACCTGAAGAATGACAGCGGGTACACGCCGCTGCATTTGGCGTGCATGAGGCGGGAGCCGCAGATCCTTCTCTCGCTTATCGAGAAGGGCGCGTCCGTGGTGGAGAGGACGCACGACGGGCGCGACGCGCTCACCATCTGCAAGAGGCTGACAACAGAGAAAGACTGCAACAAGAAGCTGGAGAAATGCAAGGAGAGGAGCAAGGCTTACCTGTGCATTGACATCTTGGAGCAGGAAATCAAGAGGAAGTCATTCATCTTTGAGGAGCTCCTTTCGGCGGAGGTTTCAGTTGCCACACCTTTGCTGGTAGACAATTTCCACATGAGGCTCATAAACTTGGAAAATAGAG TTGCCTTTGCAAGAATATTCTTCCCTTCCGAAGCTAAGCTTGTCATGCGCATAGCACAGGCTGACTCAACCGAAGAGTTTGCCGGTCTCACGTCAGCTAATTTCAATAAACTGAAGGAGGTTGACCTAAATGAGACCCCTACAATGCAGAACAGGAGACTGCGTGAACGCCTCGATGCCTTGACAAAGACAG TTGAGCTAGGGCGAAAGTACTTCCCGCATTGTTCGGATGTTCTCGACAAGTTCCTCATGGAAGAATCCACCGATCTGCACTTCCTCGAAAGCGGCAGTGCCGAGGACCAGTACACCAggaggacgcgcttctctgaactcAAAGAGGATGTGAGGAAGGCCTTCAGCAAAGACAAGGCCGTCGCAGCCATAGCCTCGTCGACGTCCTCGTCTTCACCAAGGGGTGATGGAAAGGTCAGTAGGCATGGTCACAAGAAGGCGAGGCTGTCGCGGTGA